In Clupea harengus chromosome 25, Ch_v2.0.2, whole genome shotgun sequence, one genomic interval encodes:
- the cenpl gene encoding centromere protein L has product MDVRSAVSTPVTQYTTHRRSKSYGRTFDATSRFCYTPGQLTITRIQTSRETAKARKITDKVDPEQVALLVKKEWKLSYVTPLYQFRHTKLKVYSRHLSAFIMAEKQQGMAVEVGLEAGFKVTFSTVLGMAETKDDAETVFIQIHNKPVFASEGDAPKVVWSGWLTCINGDPEYLQALPPEFVSLPLFCSSGAESLTFLVKSWFERTFDCSFGSMGLDPTDLHWLAALWTGCHSENNIRSLKLVWTLPSQPPLDVSLTVNAQDAWDLWDKVRQQDSTDNSISIEEVKRFITGIESHFFRHFKVYLSAGVLKKVSTALGSVHLDGKIKITCSDYMTTVLTLLTECAILKMPILPGC; this is encoded by the exons ATGGACGTACGAAG CGCTGTGAGTACTCCTGTGACCCAATACACCACACATCGACGAAGTAAGAGCTATGGTCGAACCTTTGATGCAACATCGCGTTTCTGCTACACTCCTGGGCAGCTAACAATCACAAGAATACAAACAAGCAGAGAGACCGCCAAAGCTCGCAAAATAACT GATAAGGTTGACCCCGAGCAGGTGGCCCTTTTAGTCAAAAAAGAATGGAAGCTGTCATACGTCACACCCTTATATCAGTTTAGACATACCAAGTTGAAAGTGTACTCAAGGCATCTATCTGCCTTTATAATGGCAGAAAAACAACAAGGCATGGCAGTTGAAGTTGGACTTGAGGCAGGCTTTAAAGTCACATTTTCTACAGTACTTGGAATGGCTGAGACAAAGGATGACGCTGAGACTGTTTTCATACAG ATTCACAATAAACCAGTGTTTGCTTCTGAGGGAGACGCCCCTAAGGTTGTGTGGAGTGGATGGCTGACCTGCATCAATGGTGACCCAGAGTACCTCCAGGCTCTCCCCCCAGAGTTTGTCAGTTTGCCCTTGTTCTGCTCAAGCGGTGCAGAGTCTCTAACTTTCTTGGTCAAGTCATGGTTTGAAAGGACGTTTGACTGCAGCTTCGGATCAATGGGCCTCGACCCCACCGATCTCCACTGGCTCGCCGCCCTTTGGACTGGTTGCCACAGTGAAAACAACATCAGATCTCTGAAGCTGGTGTGGACGCTGCCTTCTCAGCCGCCTCTTGACGTGTCGCTCACGGTGAACGCTCAGGATGCGTGGGACCTGTGGGATAAGGTGCGTCAGCAGGACAGCACAGACAACTCGATCAGCATCGAAGAGGTGAAGCGCTTCATAACGGGCATAGAGTCACACTTCTTCAGGCACTTCAAGGTCTACCTGTCTGCTGGGGTCCTGAAGAAGGTTTCCACAGCCCTGGGCTCCGTTCACCTAGATGGGAAAATCAAG ATCACCTGCAGTGACTACATGACCACTGTACTGACACTGTTAACCGAATGTGCCATCCTCAAGATGCCAATTTTACCTGGATGTTAA